One genomic region from Nitrospira sp. encodes:
- a CDS encoding aldehyde dehydrogenase family protein produces the protein MSTIHSALRDLGIQAVNSGGSTGNSWWSGRNDGSLLSSINPSTGEQIAGVYPCSLADYQRIVKESLEAFRTWRVVPAPKRGEIVRLIGQALREKKDQLGTLVSLEVGKIKAEGDGEVQEMIDMADFAVGQSRMLYGVTMQSERSAHRMSEQWHPLGPVGVITAFNFPVAVWAWNAFVAAIAGDTVIWKPSPKAPLCAVAVQQICNRVMQQQGYSGIFSLFIADQPALAEQMVQDERLPLISFTGSVPVGRRVASLVGQRLGRTLLELSGNNAVIVDQTADLDLALRAILFGAVGTAGQRCTTTRRLIVHESRYEELVGRLVKAYAQVQIGNPLEKDVLLGPLIDHVAVEGYRAALDEIKKEGGEVLFGGHVLNRPGYFVEPTIIRAQNQWPIVQRETFAPILYVMTFQTIDEAIQIQNDVPQGLSSAMFSNDVRHSERFLSVAGSDCGIANINIGTSGAEIGGAFGGEKDTGGGREAGSDSWKAYMRRQTNTVNWGTELPLAQGIKFGS, from the coding sequence ATGAGCACAATACACAGTGCGCTGAGAGACCTGGGCATCCAAGCCGTGAATTCCGGCGGAAGTACCGGCAATAGCTGGTGGTCCGGTCGTAATGATGGGTCCCTCCTGTCGTCGATCAATCCCTCAACAGGCGAGCAGATAGCCGGAGTGTATCCGTGTTCTTTAGCGGACTATCAGCGAATCGTGAAAGAATCGCTTGAGGCTTTCCGCACCTGGCGAGTGGTACCGGCACCGAAGCGTGGCGAGATCGTCCGACTGATCGGCCAAGCCCTCCGCGAAAAGAAGGACCAATTGGGGACGCTGGTTTCGCTGGAAGTCGGCAAGATCAAGGCCGAAGGCGATGGGGAAGTGCAAGAGATGATCGATATGGCGGATTTCGCCGTCGGCCAGTCGCGGATGCTCTACGGCGTCACGATGCAGTCCGAGCGGTCGGCCCACCGGATGAGTGAACAGTGGCATCCGTTAGGACCGGTCGGCGTCATCACCGCGTTTAATTTTCCTGTTGCCGTGTGGGCCTGGAATGCGTTTGTGGCCGCGATTGCCGGCGATACGGTCATCTGGAAACCCTCGCCCAAGGCCCCGCTCTGTGCCGTCGCGGTGCAGCAAATTTGTAATCGCGTGATGCAGCAACAGGGCTATTCGGGCATTTTTTCGCTGTTCATTGCCGACCAGCCGGCTCTTGCCGAGCAGATGGTGCAGGATGAACGTTTGCCGCTGATCTCGTTTACCGGGTCGGTGCCGGTCGGTCGACGAGTCGCTTCTTTAGTCGGACAACGATTGGGCCGAACCCTCCTGGAACTCAGCGGCAACAATGCCGTCATCGTCGATCAGACTGCCGATTTGGACCTCGCCCTGCGCGCTATCCTATTCGGAGCCGTCGGAACCGCCGGGCAGCGATGCACGACAACGAGACGTTTGATCGTTCACGAGTCACGCTACGAGGAATTGGTCGGCAGGCTCGTGAAGGCCTATGCCCAAGTGCAGATCGGCAATCCGCTGGAAAAAGACGTGCTCCTGGGGCCGCTCATCGACCATGTGGCCGTGGAGGGCTATCGTGCCGCGCTCGATGAAATCAAGAAGGAAGGAGGGGAGGTTCTCTTCGGCGGACATGTGTTGAATCGGCCCGGGTATTTTGTTGAACCGACGATCATCAGGGCACAAAACCAATGGCCCATCGTGCAGCGTGAGACCTTCGCCCCTATTCTGTATGTCATGACCTTCCAGACCATCGACGAGGCCATTCAGATACAGAACGACGTTCCCCAGGGACTCTCGTCGGCGATGTTTTCGAACGATGTGCGCCACAGCGAGAGGTTTCTGTCGGTTGCCGGAAGCGATTGCGGGATTGCGAACATCAATATTGGAACCTCTGGAGCCGAGATCGGCGGAGCGTTCGGAGGGGAGAAGGACACAGGAGGAGGCCGCGAAGCAGGGTCTGATTCCTGGAAAGCCTATATGCGCCGTCAGACCAACACGGTCAACTGGGGAACAGAATTACCACTGGCGCAAGGGATTAAGTTCGGATCTTGA
- a CDS encoding type II toxin-antitoxin system HicB family antitoxin gives MEYPIVLEQDSEAGGYVVYCPTLKGCVSQGETEEEALENIKDAIKTYLASIEDLKRLKKLRTVEVGA, from the coding sequence ATGGAATATCCTATCGTTCTGGAACAAGATTCTGAAGCCGGAGGGTACGTGGTGTACTGTCCGACTCTCAAAGGATGCGTCTCACAAGGCGAGACGGAAGAAGAAGCCTTGGAGAATATCAAGGACGCCATCAAGACTTACCTCGCCAGCATCGAAGATCTGAAACGCCTCAAGAAGTTGCGGACCGTCGAAGTCGGCGCATGA
- a CDS encoding nuclear transport factor 2 family protein has translation MTCLRLFAWCGLTLFMTVPTATIASEPSDDPESAIRRMVRANAEKDLPTLSRLMAHDDDIISYAVAGRKYIGWTELEKGMRDEFVNSQKIEIPIHELTVWTKGDVAWYAMELDYIRYVADGPALKRTVLPMRETGVLERRNGIWQLLSWHESFRSAQFGGSLASPPAAPSGQAQ, from the coding sequence ATGACCTGTCTCAGACTGTTTGCCTGGTGTGGTCTGACTCTGTTCATGACTGTCCCGACCGCCACAATCGCGTCCGAGCCCTCAGATGATCCAGAGTCGGCCATCCGCCGGATGGTGCGCGCCAACGCCGAAAAAGACCTCCCGACGCTTTCACGACTGATGGCACACGATGACGATATCATCAGTTACGCGGTCGCCGGACGTAAGTACATCGGCTGGACGGAGCTTGAGAAGGGAATGCGAGACGAATTCGTCAATTCTCAGAAGATCGAGATTCCGATTCATGAACTTACGGTGTGGACCAAGGGAGACGTGGCCTGGTATGCGATGGAACTTGATTATATCCGCTATGTTGCCGATGGACCTGCATTGAAACGGACCGTGCTCCCGATGCGGGAAACCGGGGTTCTCGAACGTCGCAACGGCATCTGGCAATTGTTGTCGTGGCACGAATCCTTTCGATCCGCTCAGTTCGGTGGGTCGCTCGCTTCACCACCCGCTGCACCTTCCGGTCAAGCTCAATAA
- a CDS encoding sugar phosphate nucleotidyltransferase, translating into MKVVLFCGGQGMRLREYSETIPKPMVPIGYRPILWHVMKYYAHFGHKDFVLCLGHAADVVKNYFLNYEEAVSNDFVLSQCGKRVDLLSTDISDWRITFADTGLSSNIGQRLQAVQKYLDGEEFFLANYSDGLTDLPLPAQLDRFFKEDKIGSFVCVKPRLSYHIVTLNGLDDIEKIEDMNQTNLWINGGCFIFKKDIFRYIGPGEELVREPFQRLIKEKQLIGYKYDGFFASMDTFKDKQALDEMYAHGDAPWEVWKPRPERKSSLS; encoded by the coding sequence ATGAAAGTGGTGTTGTTTTGTGGTGGCCAAGGGATGCGCTTAAGAGAATACTCGGAAACGATTCCGAAGCCCATGGTTCCCATCGGGTACAGACCCATTCTATGGCATGTGATGAAATATTATGCCCACTTCGGTCACAAGGATTTTGTGCTGTGTCTTGGACATGCCGCTGATGTCGTCAAGAATTACTTCTTGAACTACGAAGAGGCCGTTTCAAATGATTTCGTGCTTTCCCAGTGCGGGAAACGCGTTGACCTGTTGAGTACGGATATCAGCGACTGGCGAATCACATTTGCCGACACCGGGCTCAGCTCCAACATAGGTCAGCGATTGCAAGCAGTGCAAAAGTATCTGGACGGGGAAGAGTTCTTTCTCGCCAACTATAGCGACGGGCTTACGGATCTTCCGCTGCCGGCTCAACTCGATCGGTTTTTCAAAGAGGACAAGATCGGCAGTTTCGTATGTGTGAAGCCGCGCCTGAGCTATCACATTGTAACGTTGAACGGACTGGATGATATCGAGAAGATTGAGGACATGAACCAGACCAATCTTTGGATCAATGGTGGATGCTTTATCTTCAAGAAAGACATTTTCCGTTATATTGGCCCGGGAGAGGAACTGGTTCGGGAACCATTCCAGAGATTGATCAAAGAGAAGCAGCTCATCGGGTATAAATACGACGGTTTCTTTGCCTCCATGGATACGTTCAAGGATAAACAAGCTTTGGATGAGATGTATGCGCATGGTGATGCGCCGTGGGAGGTGTGGAAACCACGTCCTGAGAGAAAAAGCAGCCTCTCCTAG
- a CDS encoding GNAT family N-acetyltransferase, whose product MTFRSGTAADAPACGRIGYEAFKAIAEQHSFPPDFPSVEIAIGLYTMILGRSDIFSVVGECDGQIVRSNFLWEGDVIAGVGPITVPPAAQNASLGRRLMRSVLDRAENRHQVGVRLVQAAYHNRSLSLYTKLGFQARESLSTLQGPPLKLELSGYRVRQASLDDLEACNAVCRMVHGHDRRGEVTHAVVDGTATVVEHGGRITGYATGLGFFGHAVGRTNEELKALIGAAPAFTGPGFLLPTRNTELFQWCLSHGLRVVQPMTLMSLGLYQKPAGSFLPSILY is encoded by the coding sequence GTGACATTCAGATCTGGCACTGCTGCTGACGCCCCGGCCTGCGGAAGGATCGGCTACGAGGCATTCAAGGCGATTGCCGAGCAACATAGCTTTCCACCAGACTTTCCCTCCGTCGAGATCGCGATCGGATTGTACACGATGATCCTGGGACGGTCAGACATTTTCTCGGTCGTAGGGGAATGCGACGGCCAAATCGTGCGCAGTAATTTTCTCTGGGAAGGTGATGTGATTGCGGGTGTCGGTCCGATCACAGTCCCTCCAGCGGCACAGAACGCCTCACTGGGACGCCGGTTGATGCGGTCGGTCTTGGACCGAGCCGAGAATCGGCATCAGGTCGGTGTTCGGCTTGTCCAGGCCGCCTATCATAACCGTTCACTGTCTCTGTACACCAAGCTGGGATTTCAAGCGCGCGAGTCGCTTTCCACTCTGCAGGGCCCACCTCTCAAGCTGGAGCTATCCGGCTATCGAGTCCGTCAAGCGAGCCTGGACGACCTGGAGGCGTGCAATGCCGTCTGTCGCATGGTGCATGGTCACGATCGGCGTGGTGAGGTCACCCATGCGGTTGTCGATGGGACAGCGACGGTTGTGGAGCACGGTGGTCGGATTACCGGCTATGCCACGGGGCTTGGTTTCTTTGGACATGCAGTCGGTCGAACGAACGAAGAACTCAAGGCTCTGATCGGAGCTGCGCCGGCCTTTACCGGACCAGGATTCTTGCTGCCGACCCGAAACACGGAATTGTTCCAATGGTGCCTGAGTCATGGCCTGCGGGTCGTCCAACCCATGACGCTCATGAGCCTCGGACTGTATCAGAAGCCTGCCGGTTCCTTTCTCCCTTCCATCTTGTACTGA
- a CDS encoding saccharopine dehydrogenase C-terminal domain-containing protein: protein MMNRVLVLGAGKIGSLIACLLNQHGRYEVHLGDMTLDAPKHLVEDLGLERVTPCLLDVRHPDAVGTYLSVHQFDAVLSSLPYFCNPTVAGLALTHNLHYFDLTEDVEVTNQIKVLSAGAPHAFVPQCGLAPGFISIVAHELMTHFETLDTVKMRVGALPVHPSNALKYSLTWSTDGLINEYGNVCYGIEAGEKVQLQPLEGYETIELDGLLYEAFNTSGGLGTLADSYVGKVRTMNYKTLRYPGHCEKIHLLMKDLKLNEDRETLKRILEHAVPQTLQDVVLIYASVTGRNEDGFFEENYVKKVYPQCIKGKLWSAIQVTTASSACCVMDLVLTHPSAYHGFVTQESVLLKDFLDNDFGACFR, encoded by the coding sequence ATGATGAATCGTGTGCTCGTCCTCGGTGCCGGCAAGATCGGATCTCTGATTGCCTGCCTGCTCAATCAACATGGCCGGTACGAGGTTCATCTGGGCGACATGACCTTGGATGCGCCGAAGCATCTGGTCGAAGATCTCGGTTTGGAACGGGTCACCCCATGTCTGCTGGATGTACGGCATCCGGATGCAGTCGGGACCTATCTCTCAGTTCATCAATTCGACGCCGTTCTCTCGAGCCTTCCCTATTTCTGTAATCCGACCGTCGCCGGACTGGCTTTGACCCATAATCTGCACTACTTCGACCTGACGGAGGATGTCGAAGTGACGAACCAAATCAAGGTTTTGAGCGCTGGTGCCCCGCATGCCTTTGTGCCGCAATGTGGTCTCGCACCTGGTTTCATCAGTATCGTGGCGCACGAACTGATGACCCACTTTGAAACGCTGGATACGGTCAAGATGCGGGTGGGCGCGCTGCCCGTCCATCCGAGTAATGCCCTCAAGTACTCGCTCACCTGGTCCACTGATGGACTCATTAATGAATACGGCAATGTGTGTTACGGCATAGAAGCAGGTGAGAAAGTCCAGCTGCAACCGCTCGAAGGCTACGAAACGATCGAGCTGGATGGGCTGCTGTACGAAGCGTTCAACACCTCTGGTGGATTGGGTACCTTGGCCGACAGTTATGTCGGTAAAGTTCGAACGATGAACTATAAAACTCTCCGTTATCCCGGCCACTGCGAAAAGATCCACCTGTTGATGAAGGACCTCAAACTCAATGAAGACCGAGAGACCCTGAAGCGAATACTGGAACATGCCGTTCCCCAAACCCTCCAGGACGTCGTCTTGATCTATGCCTCGGTCACGGGAAGAAACGAAGATGGGTTCTTTGAGGAAAATTATGTGAAGAAAGTGTATCCGCAGTGCATCAAGGGCAAACTCTGGTCGGCGATCCAAGTGACGACCGCATCCAGTGCCTGCTGCGTCATGGATCTTGTGTTGACCCATCCATCGGCGTACCATGGATTCGTCACTCAGGAATCCGTATTGTTGAAAGATTTCTTGGACAATGATTTTGGAGCCTGCTTCCGATGA
- a CDS encoding NAD(P)/FAD-dependent oxidoreductase, with the protein MTRKRVVIIGGGFGGMTAARFLREAEVILIDRTNHHVFQPLLYQVATAALSPSDIAWPLRTLFRSQPNVRVVMDDVVSIDRTARVVRLLDSAPIAFDALIVAPGSRHAYFGHNEWETLAPGLKTMADAVHLRERMLLAFEVAERQRAETGAQNRLTFVIVGGGPTGVELAGSLLEIGRKAMGPDYPHLRLEDLSIILVEAGLRILPGFDAKLSAKALTVLQRMGVTVKLNNPVTAVRADGVMVGDEWVASTNVIWAAGNKASPLLNTLAVPQDMCGRVKVQADLTIPDEPWIFILGDAAHCLGRDGKPLPGIAPVAMQEGRYVADLINQDLGPDQRPSFTYTDRGMLATIGRAQAVAQIGLIHASGLLAWALWCIVHIFFLIGLRNRVRVMSEWTWYYLTFKPGARLLFEGTGGPKFMAEGSSQEDADPAMQGGLLKEHRPAA; encoded by the coding sequence ATGACTCGAAAACGCGTTGTCATCATTGGGGGCGGGTTTGGAGGCATGACAGCGGCGCGTTTCCTGCGCGAGGCCGAGGTCATCCTGATCGACCGCACGAATCACCATGTCTTTCAACCGTTGCTCTACCAAGTAGCCACTGCGGCGCTATCCCCAAGCGACATCGCCTGGCCCTTACGCACACTCTTCCGTTCGCAGCCCAATGTTCGCGTGGTAATGGATGACGTGGTGTCGATTGATCGGACGGCCCGTGTGGTCCGGCTCCTGGACAGCGCCCCGATTGCCTTTGACGCCTTAATTGTCGCTCCAGGGTCGCGTCACGCCTATTTCGGACACAATGAGTGGGAAACATTGGCTCCGGGGCTGAAGACCATGGCTGATGCGGTCCATTTACGCGAGCGGATGTTGCTCGCATTTGAGGTGGCGGAACGGCAACGAGCCGAGACCGGAGCGCAAAATCGCCTCACCTTCGTCATCGTTGGAGGAGGTCCCACGGGAGTCGAGCTAGCCGGTTCGCTGCTCGAAATCGGGAGAAAGGCCATGGGGCCAGATTATCCTCACTTGCGCTTGGAGGATCTCTCGATCATCCTCGTCGAGGCCGGTCTGCGTATTCTGCCGGGATTCGACGCCAAGCTGTCGGCAAAGGCACTGACGGTGCTCCAACGCATGGGCGTGACCGTCAAACTCAATAATCCGGTAACCGCAGTCCGTGCCGATGGAGTCATGGTCGGCGACGAATGGGTCGCGTCTACCAACGTGATCTGGGCGGCTGGCAACAAGGCATCACCCCTGCTCAACACCCTCGCTGTACCTCAGGATATGTGCGGTCGGGTCAAGGTCCAAGCGGACCTGACGATCCCGGATGAGCCATGGATCTTCATCCTCGGTGATGCTGCCCATTGTCTTGGCCGCGATGGCAAACCCTTACCAGGAATCGCTCCAGTCGCCATGCAGGAAGGACGATATGTTGCGGATCTGATCAATCAGGACCTTGGTCCAGACCAGCGTCCATCGTTTACCTATACGGACCGTGGCATGTTGGCGACGATCGGCCGCGCCCAAGCCGTTGCCCAAATCGGCCTGATCCACGCCTCAGGACTCCTGGCTTGGGCGCTCTGGTGTATTGTTCACATTTTCTTCCTCATCGGTTTGAGGAACCGCGTACGTGTGATGTCGGAATGGACGTGGTACTACCTCACCTTCAAGCCGGGAGCGAGGTTGCTTTTTGAAGGGACAGGAGGCCCAAAATTTATGGCAGAAGGCTCGTCACAAGAAGACGCTGATCCGGCTATGCAAGGAGGCCTTCTCAAGGAACACAGGCCGGCTGCGTAG
- a CDS encoding universal stress protein, translating into MATITKPDALPSAGQQAHTIGTFPKKILVAVDDSDQSLHAMHYVGSLLRDTCDVNVTLLHVLKPMPRELMEHGGSENPKVENSLGTQLRKDQEEWVRMEGAVEYPILLKALERLGQTGFPIDHVTLKFGHERDIADTIIDEAKSGAYGTIVVARHETTGTKRLFSSSITDRLLRDLSGTAIWVLG; encoded by the coding sequence ATGGCTACGATAACCAAACCAGATGCATTGCCTTCGGCAGGACAGCAGGCCCACACGATCGGAACGTTCCCCAAGAAAATCCTCGTGGCCGTGGATGATTCGGATCAATCGCTTCATGCGATGCATTACGTGGGTTCGTTGCTCCGGGACACCTGCGATGTGAACGTGACGCTGCTTCACGTGCTGAAACCGATGCCTCGTGAGTTGATGGAGCACGGCGGCTCCGAGAATCCGAAGGTCGAGAACAGTCTGGGAACGCAGTTACGCAAAGATCAGGAGGAGTGGGTACGGATGGAGGGAGCTGTCGAATATCCCATCCTGCTCAAAGCACTAGAACGACTGGGGCAGACCGGGTTCCCCATCGATCACGTCACACTCAAGTTCGGACACGAGCGCGATATTGCCGACACGATTATCGACGAGGCAAAATCCGGAGCCTATGGCACCATCGTCGTCGCACGTCATGAAACGACTGGCACCAAGCGACTCTTTAGTAGCAGCATCACCGATCGGTTATTGCGGGATCTGTCCGGAACGGCTATCTGGGTGTTGGGATAA
- a CDS encoding response regulator transcription factor: protein MTDTVVAMPTLTIAILSSQCLVWLGLQKILERSATIPMVVHLHKGRTHDLLFAESRPDIFILDLETQSDALGTIKQIRESAPTSKVVLLCGLEDKDRMREAFVFGVEGIILKVQPPEVVLAIIESLYAPVKPHTPARGLGLATPFKDKVDSDPQPPAWPEALTEREREIICLVRQGLSNKDIAYTLSISDSTVRHHMTSIFDKVGVPNRQKLLVHAHQLRSTPVSPPIESVSSSTRLHPKKGGQGETPIDTPVCP, encoded by the coding sequence ATGACCGACACCGTCGTCGCGATGCCGACCCTCACGATCGCGATACTGAGCAGTCAGTGTCTCGTGTGGTTGGGCTTGCAGAAGATTCTCGAGAGGAGCGCGACCATCCCGATGGTTGTGCACCTGCACAAGGGAAGGACACATGACCTGCTCTTCGCCGAGAGCCGACCCGACATATTTATCCTGGATTTGGAGACCCAGAGCGATGCCCTCGGCACCATCAAACAGATTCGAGAGTCTGCCCCGACCAGTAAGGTCGTGTTGTTGTGCGGGCTCGAGGACAAGGACCGCATGCGCGAGGCGTTTGTCTTCGGCGTCGAAGGCATCATCCTCAAGGTTCAACCGCCTGAGGTCGTGCTCGCGATAATTGAGTCGCTGTATGCCCCCGTGAAACCCCATACCCCTGCGAGAGGATTGGGCCTCGCGACCCCCTTCAAGGACAAGGTCGATTCAGACCCACAGCCGCCGGCCTGGCCCGAGGCCTTGACTGAGCGGGAACGCGAGATTATCTGCTTGGTGAGACAGGGACTCTCGAACAAAGATATTGCCTACACGCTGTCGATTAGCGATAGTACGGTGCGGCATCACATGACGAGCATTTTCGACAAGGTCGGCGTGCCCAATCGACAGAAACTCCTGGTCCACGCGCATCAGCTCCGCTCCACGCCGGTCTCACCGCCTATAGAATCTGTATCGAGCTCAACAAGACTGCATCCGAAGAAAGGAGGTCAGGGCGAAACTCCAATTGACACCCCTGTTTGTCCATGA
- a CDS encoding NAD(P)/FAD-dependent oxidoreductase: MTRKQVVIIGGGFGGLTAARSLRQADVLLINRTNHHLFQPLLYQVATAALSPSDIAWPLRTLFRSQPNVRVMMDEVVSIDRAARTVHLRDNTPIAFDVLIAAPGSRHAYFGHDEWESFAPGLKTMTDAVQVREQMLLAFENAERRRIVTGAPGHPLTFVIIGGGPTGVELAGALAEIGRKAMGPDFLTLRLENLSILLVEAGPRLLPGFDAKLSAKTADALARMGVRIRLNSPVSAIHADGAMIGQEWVASTNIIWAAGNRAAPLLNKLSAPQDSYGRVKVGPDLTVPDDSSIFVIGDAAHCVGSDGKPLPGLAPVAMQQGRYVARLIDDDIDPGRRQPFAYTDRGILATIGRAQAVAQFGWVHVSGLFAWLLWCVVHIFFLIGFRNRFRVMSEWVWYYLTFKPGARLLFERPSSARNRPSTDHGHE; the protein is encoded by the coding sequence ATGACTCGCAAACAGGTCGTCATTATCGGGGGCGGGTTCGGAGGTCTGACGGCCGCCCGGTCCTTGCGCCAGGCGGATGTCCTCCTCATCAACCGCACGAATCACCACCTATTTCAACCGCTGCTCTATCAGGTGGCTACGGCCGCGCTGTCGCCCAGCGATATCGCCTGGCCCTTGCGCACACTCTTTCGGTCGCAACCCAACGTCCGGGTCATGATGGATGAGGTGGTATCAATCGATCGGGCGGCTCGGACGGTACACCTGCGAGACAATACGCCGATTGCCTTCGATGTCTTGATTGCCGCTCCGGGATCCCGCCATGCCTATTTTGGGCACGACGAGTGGGAATCGTTTGCGCCAGGTCTCAAGACGATGACCGATGCCGTCCAAGTGCGTGAGCAGATGCTGCTCGCGTTTGAGAACGCCGAACGCCGGAGAATTGTCACCGGTGCGCCAGGCCATCCTCTCACGTTCGTTATCATCGGAGGCGGCCCCACAGGGGTCGAGTTGGCCGGTGCGCTGGCTGAGATCGGAAGAAAGGCCATGGGTCCTGACTTTTTGACTTTGCGCCTTGAGAATCTCTCTATCCTGCTCGTGGAAGCCGGCCCGCGCCTTCTGCCAGGGTTCGACGCCAAACTTTCCGCGAAGACTGCCGATGCCCTCGCGCGCATGGGTGTAAGGATCAGGTTGAACAGCCCTGTGAGCGCCATTCACGCCGACGGTGCGATGATCGGACAGGAGTGGGTCGCTTCGACCAACATTATTTGGGCGGCCGGCAACAGAGCTGCGCCTCTATTAAATAAGCTCTCGGCTCCTCAGGATTCGTACGGCCGTGTCAAGGTCGGACCGGATCTGACGGTCCCGGACGATTCCTCGATCTTCGTGATTGGCGACGCGGCACATTGCGTGGGTAGCGATGGGAAGCCCTTGCCTGGCTTAGCTCCTGTGGCCATGCAACAGGGGCGTTATGTCGCCCGTCTCATCGATGATGACATTGATCCAGGCCGGCGCCAACCATTTGCCTATACAGACCGTGGCATCCTGGCGACGATCGGCCGTGCGCAAGCCGTGGCGCAGTTCGGCTGGGTCCATGTTTCAGGACTCTTCGCCTGGCTGCTCTGGTGCGTGGTGCACATTTTCTTCCTGATCGGCTTCCGGAACCGATTCCGAGTGATGTCGGAATGGGTCTGGTACTACCTGACCTTCAAGCCGGGAGCAAGGTTGCTTTTTGAGCGACCTTCTTCCGCTCGCAACAGGCCCTCAACAGACCATGGACATGAGTGA
- a CDS encoding PIG-L family deacetylase: MIDNDFTRSIYSTHFRLRTLAIVGFLVVLPIPVKTNTTIQLAHRRLNILCIGAHPDDIEIGCGGTVLKLLQTHPGSRVVWVVLTARGDRKKEAVKSAAAFLRRAESTKLVTKSFRESYLPYHGKEVKEYFDTLPHVIDPDLIFTHYRHDLHQDHRAVCELTWNTYRRHQILEYEIPKYDGDSGQPNLFVPLPDDIAQAKVKLLMEGFATQRSKQWFTEDTFYGLLRIRGIESPKSTRYAEAFYARKVVLE, encoded by the coding sequence TTGATTGATAATGACTTTACACGTTCGATTTATTCAACCCATTTCAGACTCAGGACACTAGCCATAGTCGGCTTTCTTGTTGTCCTCCCGATTCCTGTGAAAACCAACACCACGATTCAGCTTGCTCACAGACGATTGAATATTCTGTGCATCGGAGCTCATCCCGACGACATTGAGATTGGATGTGGCGGGACGGTTCTCAAGCTCCTGCAGACCCATCCCGGTAGTCGTGTTGTGTGGGTGGTCCTGACGGCAAGAGGAGATCGTAAGAAAGAAGCGGTGAAAAGCGCGGCCGCATTTCTTCGGAGAGCAGAGTCTACGAAACTCGTCACCAAATCCTTTAGGGAAAGCTATTTGCCGTATCATGGGAAGGAAGTAAAGGAGTATTTCGACACGCTTCCGCATGTGATCGATCCTGACCTCATTTTTACCCATTATCGTCACGACCTCCACCAAGACCACCGCGCCGTGTGCGAATTGACGTGGAATACGTATCGTCGCCATCAGATTCTCGAGTACGAGATTCCAAAGTACGACGGAGATTCGGGCCAGCCGAATTTGTTCGTGCCGCTTCCAGACGATATCGCTCAGGCCAAAGTCAAGCTGCTTATGGAGGGATTCGCAACACAACGCAGCAAACAATGGTTCACGGAAGATACCTTCTACGGACTCCTCCGGATTCGAGGGATCGAATCTCCCAAGTCAACCAGGTACGCCGAGGCCTTCTACGCAAGGAAAGTTGTGCTTGAATAG